A region of Toxorhynchites rutilus septentrionalis strain SRP chromosome 1, ASM2978413v1, whole genome shotgun sequence DNA encodes the following proteins:
- the LOC129763535 gene encoding adenylosuccinate lyase: MTEFNPEFRGYRSPLSTRYASKEMQYLFSEQNKFSTWRKLWIILAKAQKELGLDINDGQIAEMEAHIEDIDFKAAAEEEMLTRHDVMAHVHVFAKQCPLAAPIIHLGATSCYVGDNTDLLILKGGLELLLPKLVGVIKRLSEFAVEYRDLPTLGFTHLQPAQLTTVGKRCTLWVQDLLMDERALRNCRDNLRFRGVKGTTGTQASFLQLFAGDGEKVKQLDKKVTNLAGFERYYAVTGQTYSRKVDLEIVSALSSLGATIHKMCSDLRLLASRKEVEEPFEQTQIGSSAMAYKRNPMRSERCCALSRHLITLHASAANTLAVQWLERTLDDSANRRLTLSESFLSADACLLTLLNISQGLVVYPKVIERNVSQELPFMSTENVIMAMVKAGGDRQVCHEKIRVLSHEAGAQVKQHGKDNDLVDRIKADAYFAPILADLDTILDPKTFTGRAADQVLEFVREEVDPVLTNYGSNIETKSVGLAI; this comes from the exons ATGACCGAATTCAATCCGGAATTCCGTGGTTACCGATCGCCGCTGAGTACTCGATATGCAAGcaaggagatgcaatacttattcAGTGAACAGAATAAATTTTCCACGTGGCGTAAGTTGTGGATTATTCTCGCCAAAGCGCAGAAG GAATTAGGCCTTGACATTAACGATGGCCAAATCGCCGAGATGGAGGCGCACATCGAGGACATCGATTTCAAAGCAGCGGCTGAGGAAGAAATGCTAACGCGTCACGATGTGATGGCCCATGTGCACGTATTCGCCAAGCAGTGTCCGCTGGCCGCACCGATAATTCACCTAGGTGCGACATCCTGCTATGTTGGTGATAACACCGATTTGTTGATTCTCAAGGGTGGTTTGGAGCTGTTGCTTCCAAAGCTGGTGGGTGTCATTAAGCGATTGTCGGAGTTTGCTGTAGAGTACAGGGATCTGCCGACGCTGGGGTTCACCCATTTGCAGCCAGCTCAGCTGACAACGGTTGGAAAGCGTTGCACTCTTTGGGTACAAGATTTGCTGATGGATGAGCGTGCGCTGAGGAACTGCAGGGATAATCTGCGCTTCCGGGGGGTGAAGGGAACAACCGGTACACAGGCGTCATTCCTGCAGTTGTTCGCAGGCGATGGCGAAAAGGTAAAGCAGCTGGATAAGAAAGTTACCAATCTGGCCGGATTCGAGCGGTACTATGCCGTCACGGGACAAACTTATTCGAG GAAAGTCGATTTGGAGATTGTTTCTGCCCTGTCCAGCCTAGGGGCGACGATCCATAAAATGTGCTCGGATCTGCGTTTGTTGGCGTCGCGTAAAGAGGTTGAGGAACCTTTCGAGCAGACTCAGATCGGTAGTTCCGCTATGGCCTACAAACGCAACCCCATGCGTTCGGAGCGCTGCTGCGCGCTCTCGAGACATCTAATTACGCTGCATGCTAGCGCTGCCAACACGTTGGCTGTTCAGTGGCTGGAGCGAACGCTGGACGATTCGGCAAACCGTCGTCTAACCTTATCCGAGTCATTCCTGTCGGCCGATGCTTGTCTGCTGACATTGCTGAATATTTCTCAGGGGCTGGTGGTTTACCCGAAGGTGATAGAGCGCAACGTTAGCCAGGAGCTGCCGTTCATGTCAACCGAAAACGTGATTATGGCGATGGTAAAGGCTGGTGGTGATCGgcaggtttgtcacgagaagaTTCGAGTACTGTCTCATGAGGCAGGTGCACAGGTTAAGCAGCATGGCAAGGATAACGACTTAGTGGATCGCATCAAGGCTGATGCATACTTTGCGCCGATTTTGGCTGATTTGGATACGATTTTGGATCCAAAAACTTTCACAGGACGGGCGGCCGATCAGGTGTTGGAATTTGTTCGGGAGGAAGTCGATCCGGTGCTGACGAACTACGGTAGCAACATTGAGACCAAGTCTGTTGGGTTGGCTATCTAG